attccCCGCTAttatggttccagtcactcccagtatgatctcTGTTGACCTCACCATGCTCTCAGTCACTCCCCGTATGCTCCCACTATGCTtccactatgatcccagtcacctccagtatgatcccacttgctcccagtatatcccagttgtgccaacatggtcccaactgccctcagaatgctcccagttactcccagtatgaccccagtcaacctcactgtgggcccagttgTCCCCACCGTGGGCCAAGCTCTCCCACTGTAAtcccagcatgatcccagtaCTCCCCAGcatgggcccagttgctcccagttcctcccagtgtgatcccagttgctccaagtTGCCCCTAGGACTGACCCAGTCACTCCCTGTAATATCCCAGTCTGATCCCAGCATGACCCCAGCAGGggtccagctgctcccactctgatcccagttgcccccagcgtggttccagtTACTCCCATTCACCTCTATGGTTCcagccactcccagtatatcccagttgcctccagcatgctcccagttgctcccagtatgatcccagttgccccagttctggtcccgCTGGGTCCAGTCCAGGTCTTGGTGTATCTCGGTGTCCCCCCTGATTTTGGGGTGTCGTGTTTCCCCCCCGGCCCTGCTTTTATTCTGACCCCagccggctgctcccagtgttcccagtaaagcttcccagttctaCCCAGTCCCAGTTattgggggcagtgggagggggCTTGTGGAGACCCCATCGGGGGAGCTGTGGTTGGGTGGGGGGCAGAACCGGCCCCAGGATGGATCGGGAATTTTGACCCGCGTGTGCCCCTCTCGGGTCATCCCAttctgggggggctctgggggggcacCTGCACCCCAACACGGCACCCAGCGCTCCACAAAAGGGGACGGGACGCCCCAACACCGCCACACAGACCCACAAGGACCCCCCAACCCgctcagagcccacccagagcccccaaaccccacatGTGGGGAGACCTTTCTGGGCACTTggggtgccgggagcccccccggctgcgggggCAACTCCTCCGTGTGCCGGCAGAGCCGCAGCGCCCAGCGCTCCCCACCTCGAGCCCACCGGCGCCCCCCCCTCgcccccagcgccccccgggaCGGCAAtttgggcaggggggaggggggggcgcccaggccgggcccccccgcgctgtcccggccgtggcggctgcggcgggggccgagtgcgggcgggagcggccaagagcccagcgctgccccatcccgacctgccccagctccagccccgctCCTGCCGCGGGAGGCCATGGCTTTGGGGGCAAgggggggcaaggggggggCAAGGGGGGCGCAAGGGGGGCGCaagggggctgggccagggggggaagggctgcagggggcggatcccggaggaggaaacccgccaaaagcggcggcccagccgagggaggagccgagcgggagcacaaagaagagcagccaaaaggtcctggcggtcgctcggcaatggcgggggggggcgagagcggtttgggggccccccgtgagagccgggggggaaccccggtagccgcggagtggggagagcggagaggggcgatcccggagctgggggacccccggaatgctggaggggggggagcagagagggagcgccgggccccttAAGTGGGggtcccggagagggggaaggccttggagtgtggagaggagggggggccttgaggcggggtgggagccgagagcgccaagaggtttgcgagggtgggaggcgagagaggagggccggccggccccgggaggcagagtggggagaagtgagccctgggacccccctggcaacACTGAAGGGGACCCCGGCAAGTGGGAACCCCCCGGAgccgcgggacccccggcagcctggagaagggggacccccaatgcaggcagaagtgccatcaggccagacaggggggacccccctaaccccagaaagcagagagggggaactccttggaggggattttgggctgaatgttgttgttttgggagTTTTTATGGGcacaggatgcctggtgagttctagggctggacttgggcaggaggaacccccaaggcaaCGCGCTCaccccttgttttcccccccatcaggatttctgcttcccaaagcttgggcggatggaggaggaggctgcgaggaagaggaagatgccgcgggccccccaggcaggtgaggaggaagtcagtgcccctttgggtcggtcttttgtcttttgtggccgtcctgccggggccggagttggggggatgtccttgggcttccctgtgggccggaggcaaatcccctgcgtgtccttgttgcttcctgccccaggccccgaggtgaggccggagagcgcggaggacaaatcccggcggcagagcctggtgggagaggccgttttgaagggctccccggcacaggaaggcagcggggaggaaaagggccggagatgcccccgcaggaggggctgcaaagccagcccagggggctgtgaggaggaaagagccagcgtgtgccgggaaggcggccggagcttgaggcggagctgcgagctggtggtccctgagcagcctcccagcagagagaagcactTCAGGTGCttagaatgtgggaagagcttcaggacgAGCACCAACCTcctgaggcaccagcacatccacagtggggaacggccctacacgtgtagggaatgtgggaagagcttcagtgacagctcccacctgctccgacaccaggtgatccacagtggggaaaagccctacacgtgtgggaaatgtgggaaCAGCTTCAGCCAGAAGTCCTGCCTGATCcgccaccagctcatccacactggagaacaacCTTACAcctgtggggaatgtgggaagaacttCAACCGGAGATTCAACCTCCGCACTCATCTGGGCCTGCACTCCaaggaacggccctacaagtgcttggaatgtgagaagagcttcagccagagctctgacctGATCCACCACCAGaagatccacagtggggaacggccctacaagtgcccGGAATGTGGAAAGAGGTTTAGAACCAGCTCCCATCTCCTCAtgcatgagcagacacacacaggggagaggcccttccgctgcagcgactgcgggaagggcttcaaacgcaactcccacctcgtcatccaccgtcgcatccacaccggggagaggccctacaagtgtgacGAGTGTGAGAGGAGCTTCACcaacagctctgccttgacctaccaccaacggacccaccagtaatgGAAGCCCCaagtgccccgactgcgggaagagcttcggccgctgctccaactccatcagccatcggaggacccgcgttggatgatccacagggacccccattgggcacagacctggtgaccCACATTCCTGGTGATCCATGTTGGGCAGTGTATTGGGGCCTTGGGCATAATgtatttaaggaggaaaaagtcCTTGTGCAGATGGAATTGggtgcagagaggagcagagtgggaataggggagaggaacagctctgcagacccccagggcagtgcaggaggaggggcaggaggtgctccaggcctggagctgagattcccctgcagcccaaggaGGAGCCCACGGCGGAGCAGGGGATGCCCACAAAGAAGGATGTGAGCCCGTGGGAAgcccgtgctggagcagagtccctgcagctgctgcggCCCCAGAGAGCTCCAAGGGTCTCgctcagcactgctggttgTGGGGCCACACAGAGGGGCTTTAGGCACAGGAATTGTCCTTCCTGGCCCCAATGGAAGTCTGtgactttctctgaaatttggAGAACAAAAATAGGATTCCACTTGGGTTGTTCTTCAGGctgttcattaaaaaagcaGGAGCTCGTTGTCTCAAGGACTTGCACAGCTCTGAGGGGTTTTCAGTCCCAGCCCCCCAGGTCACCCCCCAAGGTGCTGGACGGCCCTTCAGACCCACCTGAGCCCACCCCCCGTGTGCccaccctgtgcagggcagctcgAGGAGCCCCTGGGACAGGGGATTGTGCCTCTGGACCTGCCTCCCGAGGGGCTTCTGCCAcccctggggggcacagaggggacaggggcaccctcagctcctcctgccacaaGCTGAGCTGGGACAACAGCCCGAGCTCCCGGGGCCtgggcaggtcctgctccctcctggggcTTTGCCTggatgctcctgtgctcctcaaataaaaacacaaaaagctcATAATCCCCCAAGGGCCCAGCAGTCACAGCTCtcctcagcaaagcaaaactggTTCCATAGGAGTGATTTGTGGaatatttataaggaaaaatagTCAAAAAAACAGACCAAGGATCAACTGACAGAGACGAAAATACCTGTGGATGCTGCTGTTGAGTCACTGGCAACTGCAAAGTGTTTCTATACTTACTAAAACTATATAACCCCCCTCCATCAATGCCCAGCAGGTGTTGTTGGCATCACTagtgtaaataaaattattaccaGGCTGGTACTTTCCCAGGTGAGAACCCTCTGTCTGTGTTTGCAAAGGGAAGACcccaaaagattatttttttcctgtcccagTGCTTGAATTTTTAATAAGGTTTAATTGATGCCGTGTTTTGTTCCTGTCCCCGAGCCCCAAATTCCTCCTGGTGGGGCAGCCCCGCCGAGCTTTGCAGCTGGGAAACCTGATCTGGGGGTttgctccctgttcctcaggtgcttgaacacagcagaggggcagcgggacccctccagccccaccccAAGAGCCCGTGGGGGCAACTCCCCGGGCAGCCCGAGGGACAGCGCCAGGGTGGCCGTCAGGGCCCcgaggggacagcggggacagcgggggggCTGCGGCGAGGCCCCCCCACGGCTCTGGAATGGCAGATCCAGAATGGGGGTAGGGAAGGGGtgtggaaaaaaggggggggctCGAGAGCAGCcgtcacccccccccccccagagcccGAGGCAGGGTGTCCTGGGGCAAAGCCCCTGGTGAGACCCCCcaaagccctgcagccccccctgcacAGGGGGATGCAGGGACTGGGAAAGGGATTTCAGGGGTTGTGGAGCTGGAtatgggggtgcaggggggtcacagagctggggaaggagatgcaggggggtctcagtgcccagGACCAGGGATTCAAGGGGGGCCCGGGGTCAAGGGAAAGGGGGGCTCCCCCCGGaatgggggtcccgggggggcacacacgctctgggggggacacacgacccccggggacccccctcagctcctcccgCGGGCGGAGGtcgagccccagcccagggagacgaagccaaagacggagccccgacccccgtcagcatcttgggggggcggCGTCCGGCGGCAGCtctgggggggcgggggggggcaggacccgggaaacggcggcggctgctgggaagggaccgggacggactgggatggactgggatggactgggacagactgggacactgggatacAGCaagagcaggactgggacccctCAGGACCAGAGCtgggcaacagggatcatactgggagcaactgggactgTCACCAAACGGGAATAAAACTCTCTGTCACTGCAATGTCAGGATTAgaaagtggttttatttttttcggCACTGGGTGCGGGGGTGGGGTCGTGGGGGGTCTCTTCCCATCACCCCCACACTGGGCTGTCTCACACCCTGGTTTCTGTGGATGTAACTAATACATGTGCATTACACTTCCCCAAActcatgcatatatataaaacacTCCCACAGATTCTCTTACATATTTGAATCAGTTTTCAGAACTCATTTACATCAGAGTAGGGGTCTCTCGAGGGTCTCTGGTGGCCCTTTGGGGAACATCCCTTCTCCAAATTATCCTTCTTTGGTCACAGGCCTGAAAAAccagtttcttcttctggaatgcttcccagctctgggggctggcCAAGATACTCCTTCTTATCAGTGGTGCTTTTCCCGGCATCAGACCTGGCCCCGGGGGGATCGGGGTCGTTCCCAaccggctccgctccgccctCGGGCCCCGCTGGGGCCGCCCCGCAGTTCCCACCCGGCTCCGCCGCACGGCCCGGGCCCCGCGTGTCCCGCTGCcgcctgcccggccccgccgagcccagAAACGCCGCCAAATCGCTCAGAGGGACCAAAAACCCTTCCCGTGGGCAGCGAGGGGCGCGGGGGGTCCCTGTGAAGGCCCTTCCCCTCAGTCACTGCTGGGcacccgccgcccccgccccgagCCGGGGCCCTTCCCAGCGCTCCCAGTGTGCCCAGCCAGCCCCGAGCGCCCCAGGGAGGGCTTCAGCTGGGCACGGCACacaagggctgctggggggtccCACCTCACTGCGGGGCCCTTGGTTCTTCCCGGGCTGGGCAAACCCGGCGGGTGGAGTTTTGTGCCAGAACTCTGTCCCCTCCTCCACTCGGCCCACGGGATTCGGGGCCGTTTTCCCTTTTTGGGGCAAATAAATCCGAGGTGTTGAGCACTGACAGGacgcagcagccctgcagcctgcgGAGCCCGGGCTGAcctgtgcctggcagaggaACAAAGCAGCTCAGGGGCAAATGACTCAGTGGTTAATTGGCCTAATAAATTGCTCCTAATTAGGGGCCAGACAAGtgaggccccagggcttccTGCCCCCCACATGGCTGGGAAAGGCCAGCCAGGAGCTCCACAACACTGTATTTGTGTCTATTTTCAGATAGATCTGGCATTGCATTGATTGATTCTCGACATTTTATGCCTgtttaatgatattttattgATTCTCTTCGAGATGAGGATCAACATCTGGATCTTTACGGACATGGTGCTTTCCAAGgagagcaggacacaggcaAAGCCAGGAGAACCAGCCTGCAATCACACAGTACCACCTGGCAGAGATGTTGTAGAGCAAAGACTCccttcaggttggaaggaaacTCTGCATTCAGTGAGCTGCCTGGAGAATGTGTGCCCACAGCTCTGTGGGAAGCTGACAGCAGGGAATAACATTCCCAAGCAGCTGCATCTCTGCCCAGAAGGAAGGACTGTCTGCAGGTTCAGACACTTCTGAGATTGACCCTTCAGACCATAGTGACCCTTTCAGAGAAAACGCTGAGGACAAGTGTATTTGAAGAGCTCAAGCTGACTGAGAAGGCCTGCAAAGCATCCTGGAGAGCTGATTTCCAAGATCTCCGTGGGCATTTGGCACCTTGATAaacttctcttcttccctcagtgCCCAGGGAACACCAGACAAGGTCACACAAGGGTTTCCCTTGGAGTCccctgggcttggctggtgGAATCTTCTTGGGGGAGGGCAAGGATGAGATGAAGGCAGTTGGGTGAGACTTTGGAATGGAAGATTGTgcctggtttggggttttctgtctTGAAAAAAAGCTCACCATGAGCTGTAGAAGGCCCTGTGCTGGGTAGATTCAGCTACTtgaataaagttttcagttTAAGATACTTGTTTTTTAGGAGCTCCTGATACCTCCAAAAGCCAGGTCAGGATCACCAACAATTTCCTTTCCTATGTGGATATAATTACTTGGCAGGATTCTGTTGTGGAGTCTAATGCTCTGTACTAAGACATTTCTGGACTAGTATTCCAAGGAGCATCCCAAGCATTGtatcctgctcccttctctaaTGTATCCATATATAAAACTCAGTAACTTCCTTTTTACAGCCTATTTATTTACCTAAATGAGTTCATTTGACTTAGATATATTAAGGGATGGCTTTATTTCCTGGtctatttttcctgatgaaataaataaaccaaCAGTTCTGCCGGAGTCCAAGTTCTTAAATCACTGTAGACTTCATTGCATGTATTGTGTAGCAGGTTGAAAACTTCCTTAGCTGGCAGCTGGAACAAAACTCCATCCAATTCCCTGAGCTTGCAAACCTCCTTCTTAAACAGCAGGAAGAGCCACAGTAGATGCCCAAGTGCTGCACAATGGCAGGGAAATGCAGGCAGTGCAGTGGTTGCAGTGTGTGAATCTCTGCAGTTCAGCAGAGGCTCCTcatccctctggagcagggaggtcactgctgggaagttgtgctgtgcagaagcCTTGAGCTCCTGTGGCAGGACGAGCACAGGGCAGTGCCACGGCCTTTGTGGGGAAGATCCTGCCGGGCCtgccaagtgctgctgctctttggaaAGCGGGAGAGTTGTGGGTCCTTGCGAGGAGGAGAATGAAgatgttcagcagcagaaagcagagcagagcagtgccctCCTTTTGTCCGGGACTGCCAAGGGGGCACTGAACCTGGCgagccctgagccaggagcagcaggagggcagtgTAAACCCGACAGTCCTGGAACAGCAcgagaggctgcagagctggagaaggaattcTGCGGGAATACTCAAGTCCGGAATGCTGCTGGAAGCGTCCCTTTGGCCCCTAGAATTGCCCTGGGAGTTtgctgccaggctttgctgctctcctgctgcagtgagtcaatgggagctgccgggtgctgtgggctggcgatgccctggggagcagctgcccgGCCGTGGTGCCCCTTGCCGTGGGTGCCGTGCGGGCTGACGGTGCCGGCGGGTTCCGTGGCAGCGCCGGAGCCCGGCGGGATCCGCAGCGCGTCCCGCCCGGCGCTGCAGGACCGGCAACGGCAGCGAGGGCTGCCAGGCCTTGGAAAAGCTGCGacctgcaggagctgtcagggctccaaggcacagcccggggggccagcagagacacagagttcCTGCTGTGCTCATTCCCGTTCCTGCCGTGCCCATTCCCATTGCTGGTAAtgcccagcctgctcccagtgtccccgttcctgtccccagtgtccccatcctggtTCCCCACGTTCCCATTCCCgctcctggtgttcccattaCCAGTTGCTGGTAATGCCCAACCTGTTCCCCGTGACCCCATCCTGGTCCCCCCTggttcccattcctggtgttgcCATTCCCAACTCCTGatatccccattcccagttcctggTGTCCTCAACCTTCTCCTGGtcttcccatcctgctcctggtgtccccatccctttccccattGTCTCCTTGTGTTCCCAGAtccaaaaaaaatcctggaaaagagaagtttAGGTACTCCCAGGACCCCAAAATTGTGAAAACAAGGGTTTGGGCACGCCCAGAgcccaaaatattaaaatagagGGGTTAGGACACTCCCAGACTCTAAAACT
This Pseudopipra pipra isolate bDixPip1 chromosome W, bDixPip1.hap1, whole genome shotgun sequence DNA region includes the following protein-coding sequences:
- the LOC135404814 gene encoding zinc finger protein 239-like, translated to MEDQDGYMALEQWRKRGAAGNPPSSPGAGGRSLRRSCELVVPEQPPSREKHFRCLECGKSFRTSTNLLRHQHIHSGERPYTCRECGKSFSDSSHLLRHQVIHSGEKPYTCGKCGNSFSQKSCLIRHQLIHTGEQPYTCGECGKNFNRRFNLRTHLGLHSKERPYKCLECEKSFSQSSDLIHHQKIHSGERPYKCPECGKRFRTSSHLLMHEQTHTGERPFRCSDCGKGFKRNSHLVIHRRIHTGERPYKCDECERSFTNSSALTYHQRTHQ